A genome region from Cutaneotrichosporon cavernicola HIS019 DNA, chromosome: 5 includes the following:
- the GRS1 gene encoding uncharacterized protein (Anticodon binding domain), whose product MAPAQVVNRTAHAFDKTNLDAVLARRFFYAPAFEIYGGVAGLYDYGPTGSSLQANILDAWRKHYIIEEDMLELDTTILTLSEVLKTSGHVDKFTDWMVKDVKNGEIYRADHLVEAVIESRLKGDKEARGVKEDPEAAKEEDEKKKKKKSKVKSTAVKLDDEVVIEYETVLAQIDNYTGDDLHALIKKYNITNPTTGNDLSVPVEFNLMFESNIGPTGHIKGYLRPETAQGHFVNFARLLEFNNGRVPFASAQIGKSFRNEISPRQGLLRVREFTMAEIEHFVDPADKNHVRFNEVKDIVLALLPKDVQMEGKTDITHMTVGDAVGKGIVDNETLGYFLARTQLFLTKIGIDPKRMRLRQHMGNEMAHYATDCWDFEIQSSHGWIECVGCADRSAYDLSVHQARTKQPLRVQQRLDQPITVEKLECTFDAKKFGMTFKKDAGTIKDTLLASDKERLQCVKDELEKDGKSKVKCSDGKTYEITADLVQINPKTVVEHVREFVPNVIEPSFGIGRILYSLLEHSYWAREQDKARGVLSFPVIVAPIKVLIVAISNDPKLTAVIHDLTRKLRKFGIASRVDDSGASIGKKYARNDELGTPFGCTVDFATLQNGTITLRERDTTSQLIGKIDDVIAVVDELVKGTLDWDSASKKLEVYSGVQDVE is encoded by the exons ATGGCCCCCGCACAAGTCGTCAACCGGACGGCGCACGCCTTTGACAAGAccaacctcgacgctgtcctcgcgcgccgcttcTTCTATGCGCCCGCGTTTGAGATCTACGGCGGCGTCGCTGGTCTGTACGACTATGGACCGACTGGCTCGTCGCTCCAAGccaacatcctcgacgcATGGCGTAAGCACTACatcatcgaggaggacatgctcgagctcgacacgaCGATCCTGACTCTGTCCGAGGTTCTCAAGACTTCGGGCCACGTTGACAA GTTCACGGACTGGATGgtcaaggacgtcaagAACGGCGAGATCTACCGTGCTgaccacctcgtcgaggccgtcatCGAGAGCCGCCTCAAGGGTGacaaggaggcgcgcggcgtcaaAGAAGACCCCGAGGctgccaaggaggaggacgagaagaagaagaagaagaagtcCAAGGTTAAGAGCACGgccgtcaagctcgacgacgaggtcgttATCGAGTACGAAACCGTGCTCGCTCAGATCGACAACTACAccggcgacgacctccacgCGTTGATCAAGAAGTACAACATTACAAACCCCACCACTGGCAACGACCTCTCCGTGCCCGTCGAGTTCAACCTCATGTTCGAGTCCAACATTGGCCCCACTGGCCACATCAAGGGCTACCTCCGGCCCGAGACTGCGCAGGGCCACTTTGTCAACTTtgcgcgcctgctcgaGTTTAACAACGGCCGTGTGCCATTTGCGTCTGCGCAGATCGGCAAGTCGTTCCGTAACGAAATCTCGCCCCGCCAGGGCCTGCTCCGTGTGCGCGAGTTTACCATGGCCGAGATTGAGCACTTTGTCGACCCCGCAGACAAGAACCACGTCCGCTTCaacgaggtcaaggacattgtcctcgcgctccttccCAAGGACGTGCAGATGGAGGGCAAGACGGACATTACGCACATGACCGttggcgacgcggtcgGCAAGGGCATTGTTGACAACGAGACCCTCGGCTACTTCCTTGCGCGGACGCagctcttcctcaccaagATTGGTATCGACCCTAAGCGCATGCGCCTCAGGCAGCACATGGGCAACGAGATGGCCCACTACGCCACCGACTGCTGGGACTTTGAGATTCAGTCGTCACACGGCTGGATCGAGTGTGTCGGCTGCGCCGACCGTTCGGCGTACGACCTGTCGGTCCACCAGGCCCGCACCAAGCAGCCCCTCCGTGTGCAGCAGCGCCTTGATCAGCCCATCACTGTTGAGAAGCTCGAGTGCACTttcgacgccaagaagTTTGGCATGACCTTTAAGAAGGACGCCGGTACCATCAAGGACActctcctcgcctcggACAAGGAGCGCCTCCAGTgcgtcaaggacgagctcgaaAAGGACGGCAAGAGCAAGGTCAAGTGCTCTGACGGTAAGACTTACGAGATCACCGCGGACCTTGTCCAGATCAACCCCAAGACGGTTGTCGAGCACGTCCGCGAGTTTGTCCCCAACGTCATTGAGCCGTCGTTCGGCATCGGCCGTATCCTCTACTCGCTTCTTGAGCACTCGTACTGGGCTCGTGAGCAGGACAAGGCTCGTGGCGTCCTCTCATTCCCCGTCATCGTCGCGCCCATCAAGGTActcatcgtcgccatctCAAACGACCCCAAGCTCACCGCGGTGATCCACGACCTCA CCCGCAAGCTGCGCAAGTTTGGCATTGCGTCGCGTGTTGACGACTCTGGCGCGTCCATCGGCAAGAAGTACGCGCGTaacgacgagcttggcacGCCGTTTGGCTGCACGGTTGACTTTGCCA CCCTCCAGAACGGCACGATCACGCTCCGCGAGCGTGACACGACGTCGCAGCTTATTGGTAAGATTGACGATGTGATTgcggtcgtcgacgagctcgtcaagggcaCGCTCGACTGGGACAGCGCAAGCAAGAAGCTCGAGGTATACAGCGGTGTCCAGGATGTCGAGTAG
- a CDS encoding uncharacterized protein (Gti1/Pac2 family) — protein MYPSGSTQQPAAICALKSPADAIHILEAVRLGLVPRVTRRLTGHERAMIRPGTVWVWEEEETNMRRWTDGRRWGASRVGGGGFLVYTESSDSLSPPPSRPDSPTYSQYYGNGRESSNGTPPRRPEPLVKQTYSTSMTHPVTGKIKKFHVVAYSSKRNPQGDGSNPLPLPHQLPNLASIKITPGIWPDWETRRDDYNSRRTVAARLPSPPLPPPTPTHPHAPPHHFPSGPGTPVTATATPYPPAPEMYRPQSPSAFPPPPPGSDGRPPESPGPHDHRYPPYPRYDMYGRPPFPYDMYPHPDPYFDRYRPYYGHPRDYPASHMPPPDYRFDERDRFYSRDRSRGPPGEDRKPLGDERDPRADSRETRDPPEPREPREGGDANEPRGREPLRDARDAPRDPRDVRDPRDSRDPRDGPPRLDDREYVARYYAIMPPHPYDRDPRYMHHPRDYPPMIRDPRGDPRAHPISPDRDPRDPRDPRDPRDYHRDPRFAYPPPQHDGYPPYPPRPSSSHLGKRTPETRPGDEVPADKRPMWSTHSGGPAPQREGEEPSANAPDADRPPTRGTEARGAASREGSAATHGRSRSPARTYTNGNNKGLKCTNGSTANGSANGEEEPTRSPRGEGNWGRVPA, from the exons ATGTACCCCTCGGGCTCTACACAGCAACCGGCTGCCATATGCGCCTTGAAATCTCCTGCCGATGC CATCCATATTCTAGAAGCAGTGCGACTGGGCTTGGTACCACGCGTTACTCGTCGTCTCACTGGCCATGAGCGGGCAATGATTCGTCCTGGCACCGTCTGGGTgtgggaggaagaagagacGAACATGCGTCGCTGGACAGACGGCCGCCGCTGGGGCGCATCGCGTGTTGGTGGGGGAGGCTTCCTTGTCTACACAGA GTCATCAGATTCCTTATCACCGCCCCCTTCTCGCCCAGATTCACCCACCTACAGTCAGTACTATGGCAATGGGCGAGAGTCGTCAAATGGcacccctcctcgccgtcccgAACCTCTTGTCAAACAGACGTACTCGACCAGCATGACCCACCCAGTCACTGGCAAGATCAAAAAGTTCCACGTCGTTGCCTACTCGTCCAAGCGCAATCCTCAAGGCGATGGATCTAACCCACTaccccttcctcaccaGCTTCCTAACCTCGCATCCATCAAGATAACCCCTGGTATTTGGCCAGACTGGGAGACACGCCGTGACGACTACAACTCGCGCCGCACGGTTGCGGCCCGGctcccttccccacctctcccacctcccaccccgACCCATCCTCATGCACCGCCACACCACTTTCCCTCGGGACCCGGAACACCTGTCACTGCGACTGCTACGCCCTATCCCCCGGCTCCGGAAATGTACCGGCCTCAGTCGCCAAGcgccttccctcccccaccGCCCGGTTCAGACGGCCGGCCCCCAGAGTCTCCGGGTCCGCATGATCACAGATACCCCCCGTATCCGCGATACGACATGTACGGCCGTCCGCCTTTCCCGTACGACATGTACCCACATCCAGACCCATACTTTGACCGGTATCGTCCTTACTACGGCCACCCGCGCGACTACCCTGCCTCACACATGCCACCTCCTGATTACCGGTTCGACGAAAGAGACAGATTCTATAGCCGCGACCGCAGCAGAGGCCCTCCTGGCGAGGACCGCAAACCGCTTGgtgacgagcgcgacccACGGGCCGACTCGCGTGAGACCCGCGACCCGCCCGAGCCTCGCGAACCTCGTGAGGGTGGGGACGCCAACGAGCCTCGTGGTCGTGAACCTCTCCGCGACGCCCGTGATGCACCTCGCGATCCCCGCGACGTCCGCGACCCTCGCGACTCTCGAGACCCCCGTGACGGACCGCCTCGTCTAGACGACCGCGAGTACGTTGCTCGCTACTACGCAATCATGCCACCCCATCCTTACGACCGCGACCCTCGCTACATGCATCACCCCCGCGATTACCCTCCTATGATAAGAGACCCACGCGGGGACCCTCGCGCGCACCCGATCTCGCCTGACCGTGATCCTCGTGATCCTCGCGACCCTCGCGACCCTCGCGACTACCATCGGGACCCCCGTTTCGCGTatcctcctccgcagcATGATGGCTACCCGCCTTACCCTCCACGCCCTTCGTCGTCCcacctcggcaagcgcaCTCCTGAGACGCGGCCTGGTGACGAGGTTCCGGCTGACAAGCGCCCGATGTGGTCTACTCACAGCGGTGGACCTGCTCCCCAGCGGGAAGGTGAAGAGCCCTCGGCCAATGCGCCGGATGCAGATCGTCCTCCTACCCGTGGCACTGAGGCCCGTGGAGCTGCGTCAAGGGAAGGATCAGCCGCCACCCAtggccgctcgcgctcaccTGCCCGCACGTACACGAACGGCAACAACAAAGGCCTCAAATGCACCAACGGTTCGACTGCCAACGGGTCGGCAaatggcgaggaggagcccaCGCGATCGCCTCGCGGTGAGGGCAACTGGGGCCGAGTCCCCGCTTAG
- a CDS encoding uncharacterized protein (Nonselective cation channel) codes for MSRGQDEEIGDEFCAAVSVYPLIHEIRVDIVAHIDTPLTYDQLVAPDSTYTIIRPLCEKYLALRNPSVVFCLLLNKVQFMTDSNQITIATLSIARAKLCEILAVRVLRGWSERSLALATVLLTPWPLFRGAPEDVIRGAKEDGDEEVLDDTGTALEMAIISQSKAFIRSPSCQKVIEGIWSGKIVYTSLNTHALIQDNYKKRPIQIYNPHKAPFLDHYRLKVPKYRAILEYANFVILFVLYCLTIERLDPGYMNVYERVFIVYALAFSLDKLATIREHGLKVFASSMVNGFDLGFVFIFMIYLGARVLGTVWHNQNALEFGTDLLAIGAVLMFPRLVFMTLANNLMVLSIRSMLTEFFFLMSVGIFCFLGFVYALRTLNQSVGLNLICWWLLEVFFGLDATGFEQAHMFHPYLGPILMATYGFLSNTLLTVVCVAVLGNTFSAINADASAESMFRKAVATIEGVKADMVFSYQLPFNLLALAVLYPLSFILSPRWFHKVNVFMIRLTNLPVLLAIAFYDRQKFNHHPSWWEQLRDFTDRYLGRLTIATEGLVGARMDISAVFELEREYGDVYKSWELDDDVFDDDEDGDECDEEETVALDAGLVAGNGGTIALSPLEDTFPSIAGLPVHHQRHPSQSASHIPNIPRHERRRSFGGPQLSQSMSTAPLPRVRRNSGVLNGPSPLARIYTRDDGPVRRSTMAVGSLPVTSTLANFSSSPRRSRASASNETKDSSASNASGLSRSLSTSSPNSNDGRPWKTSFQRPGVAPIAEVATPVPTPKRSDSPPRPELGRGGARVPFAESSDDDEGKRKSRTTQIKFGDLPSANELRRTSMQSPPSNQHAELAEPEAKPATLTPRSPRSPEARRGATVDDELVSPRSTSPMTETSKSSTPAAKTPSTKSAAAAGASTTSSPAPDATAEEAKSSASGSKTAPVPATAPAPPSPTSSLALIPFPKKVVRPPGPGTARGGSTSQSSPAVPRASGTAASRVLPQPSPHLKAQAPSSNKQPKTASELLESMESHMTSHNEHRMDTRSVEAQLAAVEARQQRIEDLLERLLHCTESERGMDITPRRRGNQNHDTFDDEI; via the exons ATGTCGCGCGgccaggacgaggagatcggCGACGAGTTCTGCGCGGCT GTGTCGGTGTACCCGCTCATCCATGAGATCCGGGTCGACATTGTCGCGCACATCG acaCGCCGCTCACGTACGACCAACTCGTCGCGCCCGACTCGACGTACACCATTATCAGACCACTGTGTGAGAAGTACCTGGCCCTCCGCAATCCCAGTGTCG TCTTCTGCCTCCTCTTGAACAAGGTCCAGTTCATGACGGACTCGAATCAGATCACGATTGCAACGCTGAGCATTGCCCGCGCCAAACTGTGCGAGATCCTCGCTGTGCGCGTGCTACGCGGGTGGAGTGAAAGGTCACTTGCGCTCGCGACGGTGCTACTTACCCCATGGCCGCTGTTCCGCGGAGCCCCTGAGGATGTGATCCGCGGGGCTAaagaggacggcgacgaggaggtgctggaTGACACAGGGACAGCACTCGAG atgGCAATTATCTCGCAGAGCAAGGCGTTTATCCGCTCACCGTCGTGCCAGAAGGTCATTG AGGGCATCTGGTCTGGCAAGATCGTTTACACGTCGCTCAACACACACGCACTCATCCAAGACAACTACAAGAAGCGTCCGATCCAGATCTACAATCCCCATAAGGCACCCTTCCTTGATCACTACCGTCTCAAGGTGCCCAAATATCGCGCAATCCTCGAGTATGCCAACTTTGTCATACTCTTCGTCCTCTACTGCCTCACTATTGAGAGGCTCGACCCTGGATACATGAATGTTTACGAGAGAGTGTTCATCGTGTATGCTCTCGCGTTCTCTTTGGATAAACTCGCGACCATCCGCGAGCATGGGTTGAAGG TTTTCGCCAGTTCCATGGTCAACGGATTCGACTTGGGATTCGTATTCATCTTCATGATCTACCTCGGTGCGCGTGTACTCGGGACAGTATGGCACAACCAAAACGCGTTAGAGTTCGGCACAGACTTGCTGGCAATTG GTGCCGTGCTCATGTTCCCCCGTCTAGTGTTCATGACACTAGCGAATAACCTCATGGTCCTTAGCATCCGCTCCATGTTAACTGAGTTCTTCT TCCTTATGAGCGTCGGAATCTTCTGCTTTTTAGGATTCGTGTACGCGCTCCGCACCCTCAACCAGTCCGTCGGCCTGAACTTGATCTGCTGGTGGCTGCTTGAAGTCTtcttcggcctcgacgcTACGGGCTTCGAGCAAGCGC ACATGTTTCACCCCTACCTGGGCCCGATTCTAATGGCGACGTACGGCTTTCTGTCGAACACCCTCCTGACGGTCGTGTGTGTCGCCGTTCTCGGAAACACCTTCTCTGCCATCAACGCAGACGCTTCGGCCGAATCCATGTTCCGCAAGGCTGTCGCCACGATCGAGGGCGTCAAAGCTGACATGGTGTTCAGCTACCAACTCCCATTCAACCTGCTTGCCCTGGCCGTCCTTTATCCCCTCAGCTTTATTCTCAGCCCTCGCTGGTTTCACAAGGTCAACG tctTTATGATCCGTCTCACCAACCTTCCGGTTCTCCTCGCCATTGCATTCTATGATCGACAAAAGTTCAACCACCATCCATCATGGTGGGAGCAGCTCCGCGACTTCACGGACCGGTACCTCGGGCGGCTGACGATAGCCA CCGAGGGCCTGGTCGGAGCTCGGATGGACATTTCTGCCGTGttcgagcttgagcgcgagtaCGGCGACGTCTACAAGAGCtgggagctcgacgacgacgtctttgatgacgacgaagaTGGTGACGAGtgcgatgaggaggagaccgttgccctcgacgccggcctcgtcgcAGGCAATGGTGGTACCATCGCGCTGTCACCGCTTGAGGATACGTTCCCGTCTATTGCAGGACTTCCCGTCCATCACCAGCGCCATCCCAGCCAGAGCGCGTCCCATATCCCTAATATCCCGCGCCACGAGAGACGCCGGTCCTTTGGTGGTCCACAGCTATCGCAATCGATGTCGACGGCTCCGCTGCCACGCGTTCGCCGTAACAGTGGCGTCTTGAATGGTCCCAGCCCTTTGGCGCGCATCTACACTCGCGATGACGGACCTGTGCGGCGCTCGACTATGGCAGTCGGTTCGCTTCCTGTTACATCGACATTGGCGAActtctcgtcgtctcctcgtcgctccaGGGCTTCCGCTTCTAACGAAACGAAGGACAGCTCTGCGTCCAACGCGTCGGGGCTGTCAAGGAGCCTAAGCACTAGCTCACCGAACAGCAACGACGGTCGTCCATGGAAGACTTCCTTCCAGCGTCCTGGTGTGGCTCCGATTGCAGAGGTGGCCACCCCCGTGCCGACGCCAAAACGGAGTGACTCCCCCCCAAGGCCTGAACTGGGACGGGGAGGCGCAAGAGTTCCATTCGCAGAGAGCAGTGACGATGACGAAGGCAAGCGCAAAAGCCGCACTACTCAAATCAAGTTTGGTGACCTTCCGTCCGCAAACGAACTGCGCAGAACTTCCATGCAAAGTCCACCGTCGAATCAGCACGCCGAACTTGCCGAGCCTGAGGCCAAACCAGCAACTCTTACGCCACGTTCGCCACGTTCGCCTGAAGCCAGACGAGGTGCGACTGTTGATGACGAACTGGTGTCACCTAGATCCACATCTCCTATGACGGAGACGTCCAAGAGCAGCACTCCAGCCGCGAAGACGCCATCTACGAAgagcgcagcagcagcaggggCCTCTACTACGAGCAGCCCCGCGCCGGACGCGACAGCGGAGGAAGCGAAGAGCAGCGCGAGTGGTAGCAAGACAGCTCCTGTACCTGCAACTGCACCTGCCCCTCCATCACCTACCTCCTCTCTGGCCCTGATACCGTTCCCCAAAAAGGTGGTGCGCCCTCCGGGCCCCGGTACAGCGCGGGGAGGTTCCACCTCTCAGTCGTCTCCTGCGGTTCCCCGTGCGAGTGGCACAGCCGCATCGCGGGTCCTGCCTCAACCGTCACCGCACCTCAAGGCGCAAGCTCCTAGCAGCAACAAGCAGCCCAAAACGGCGTCTGAGCTCCTGGAGAGCATGGAGTCGCACATGACCTCGCACAACGAGCACCGGATGGACACACGGTCTGTTGAAGCGCAACTCGCtgcggtcgaggcgcgGCAGCAGCGTATCGAGGaccttctcgagcgcctACTGCATTGTACCGAGTCTGAACGTGGAATGGACATCACCCCTCGCCGGCGTGGGAACCAGAACCATGACACTTTCGATGACGAGATCTGA
- the UAP1 gene encoding uncharacterized protein (UTP--glucose-1-phosphate uridylyltransferase) produces the protein MTITNGHANGHANGHANGNGHASIATLRKTYEDAGQSHVFSFWDKLNAGEQESLATQLASIDVARVNRIYRNAMAAEAPPTADGLAPPLVGKDISRSPSPAPEEAGPLPEEAVASSSSPDAARWRDVGLRAVADGTVAVLLLAGGQGSRLGSPNPKGMYDLGLPSSNSLFAYQAGRIRKLQALAAAHAGKDPKDVRLRWYVMTSGPTRPVTEAYFAEMKYFGLDPNDVVFFEQGVLPALSNDGKLLLAGPGKVFTAPDGNGGLYAALRRPVNANTDMTVLSDLHARGIKYIHAYCVDNCLVKVADPVFVGCCIERDAQCGAKVVRKTIPTESVGVIAKRGEAYGVIEYSELPAAKAEQRDAKGDLAFWAANIANHFYTTDFLDTVEAMERKMVFHIARKKIPHVDIATGEQLNPKEPNGMKLEMFIFDVFPFVPALSVLEVDRAEEFSGLKNAPGSKSDSPETSRRDLLAQQRRWVLAAGATIADGVEVEVTPDVTYGGEGLEFVAGNNFVRSGAIGRPEDVAALV, from the exons ATGACCATCACCAACGGACACGCAAACGGCCACGCAAACGGGCATGCCAACGGCAACGGACACGCCTCCATCGCGACTCTCCGCAAGACGTACGAGGACGCCGGCCAGAGCCACGTCTTCTCGTTCTGGGACAAGCTCAACGCAGGAGAGCAGGAGTCCCTGGCCACCCAGCTGGCCAGCATCGACGTTGCCCGCGTCAACAGGATCTACCGCAACGCCATGGCCGCCGAAGCCCCGCCCACTGCTGACGGCCTGGCTCCGCCTCTGGTCGGCAAGGACATTTCGcgttccccctcccccgcgcccgaggaggccggcCCTCTCCCCGAAGAGGCCGTTgcctcctcttcgtctCCTGACGCAGCCCGGTGGCGCGATGTCGGcctccgcgccgtcgcggaCGGTACCGTCgcggtcctcctcctcgctggaGGACAGGGAAGCCGCCTCGGctcccccaaccccaaggGCATGtacgacctcggcctgccGTCGTCCAACAGCCTCTTCGCTTACCAGGCCGGCCGTATCCGTAAGCTCCAGGCCCTTGCTGCTGCCCACGCCGGCAAGGACCCTAAGGACGTCCGCCTGCGCTGGTACGTTATGACTTCGGGCCCGACGCGCCCCGTCACCGAGGCGTACTTTGCCGAGATGAAGTACTTTGGCCTCGACCCCAacgacgtcgtcttctTTGAGCAGG GTGTCCTTCCCGCCCTCTCGAACGacggcaagctcctcctcgccggtCCCGGCAAGGTGTTCACCGCGCCCGACGGTAACGGCGGGCTGTACGCTGccctccgccgccccgTCAACGCCAACACGGACATGACCGTGCTCTCGGACCTGCACGCCCGCGGGATCAAGTACATCCACGCGTACTGTGTCGACAACTGCCTCGTCAAGGTTGCCGACCCCGTCTTCGTCGGCTGCTGCATTGAGCGTGACGCGCAGTGCGGCGCAAAGGTCGTGCGCAAGACGATCCCGACCGAGAGCGTTGGCGTCATTGCCAAGCGCGGTGAGGCGTACGGCGTCATCGAGTACTCTGAGCTgcccgccgccaaggccgagcagcgcgacgccaagggCGACCTCGCGTTCTGGGCCGCCAACATTGCCAACCATTTCTACACAACCGATTTCCTCGACACGGTCGAGGCCATGGAGCGTAAGATGGTCTTCCACATTGCGCGCAAGAAGATTCCCCACGTCGACATTGCCACTGGCGAGCAGCTCAACCCCAAGGAGCCCAACGGCATGAAGCTCGAGATGTTCATCTTTGACGTGTTCCCCTTCGTGCCGGCACTGAgcgtgctcgaggtcgaccgTGCCGAGGAGTTTAGCGGGCTTAAGAACGCACCCGGGTCCAAGTCGGACTCGCCTGAGACAAgccgccgcgacctcctcgcccagcagCGCCGCTGGGTGCTTGCTGCCGGTGCGACAATtgccgacggcgtcgaggtcgaggttaCCCCCGACGTCACGTatggtggcgagggcctcgagTTTGTCGCGGGCAACAACTTTGTGCGCTCGGGCGCTATTGGCCGGCCAGAggacgtcgccgcgcttgtTTGA